TTTCTGGCGATGAACCGACTGACCGTTTTAAGTTCGTTTCCCCAGAATTGTATTCTTTCATTGGGCAAAATTGCTTATAAATATAAGTTTATTATCCTGTTCATAATTGTATTGGCACTTGTAATAGGCCAAATTTATAACCAACGTTGGCAAGGCGACTTTTGGCAACATTCTGCTGTTGTAGCGGCATTGTCTGACAATTTCGTTGATCCAGGGCATCCGAGACTAAATATCAATACTCCTTATGAAATGTATTCTCCCTATTTGCTCGTCCTGGCTTTTTTGGCTCGGCTATTAGCGATACATCCAATCATAGTTTTATCATCTTTTGCGGTTCTAAATCTTGCGTTTTGGTTTTATGCTATGCGATTTTTTGTTACCAGGATCAGCACTGCAAAAGATACGCCCTTTTATGCCATCTTATTTTCGTTGGTTATGTGGGGTCCATATCCGTGGATGTGGAGTGGATTTCTGCATTTAAAGGCCATTGGAAATGTTATACCCTATCCTTCAGCATTTTCCATCGCTTGTACGCTCATTGTCTGGGGATGGGCGATCACCCTCGAAGGGAAGAATAAGTGGGTAAAGATTTTTTCTATGGCAGTTATTTCGGGAATAGTGCTCTTATCCAACCCTCAAACAGGGATGGGCCTTGTGGCGGGCCTGGGAGCGATTGCTCTCAGTCGGTTGGCCAAGGGATGCCTGATGCCAGCGTTGCTGATATGCGGGGCAGTGGTTGGCGGTTTTGGATTGGCACAGCTATGGCCTTATTATCCCTTTTTTGATGTTGTTGCCCCAGGAAAGTCTGTAAGTTATCATCTTGGCAATTATTGGATGTACCACAATGTTTTATTAGGAATGGGGCCGGCGCTTTTGGGATTGCCTTTAATTATCTCTAGATTGCGTTATAATCGATATGATCCAATGGGCTACATGGCTGTGATGTTTTCAATTATATATGTTTATGGATATATTACTAAAAATTATGGATATGGTAGAATTATTGTTCAGATAATGTTCATTCTTCATTTTGTCCTTGGGGAATGGTTTGCCCGGGCAATTCAAATGACTACGTCGGGAAAGTTGATGCGGTTTAGAACTGCCATGATTTTCAAATTCACTAGGGCGGTCATAATCGCCATGAGCCTGTATTTTCTTGCGTTAGGAATTTATAGGTTTCATCCTGGAAGGGATAGCACCTATGAATCCCTTACGTTTCTTAAAGATTATGTGTCATCTCAAGATGTTGTCATTACAGGGTTGGACAATGCGGATATGGTCCCCTCCTTTGGAGGGAAGGTCATAGCGACTTCGACTAACGAATCATTCGTAAGTGATATTAAAGCCCGCTGTGATGAAATCCGAGAGTTTTTTGATGTCAAAACAGAATTGCATGCGCGGGAGCTATTAATCAAAAGGCACAAAGCCAGATTTATTTTGCTAAGTAAAACGAATCCTGATTTGACTGAGAATTTAAAAAATGAGTTAAGGTTATTTGGAATAACTGTATATAGAAGTAATGATCACGAACTTATATCGATCGCATCAGAAATTTTCTAAAGCCTTGATGAAGCGATTTTAAAGCATAAAAATTCCTTTAGAATTTGGTGCGGTACCGACGTATATGGTTAACTGACGCAAAACCACCCATTTAAGTTACTACAATTTGTATATTTGTGCCTGTAGTGTCTGTTTCAGTGCTTGTATTGTAATTTCCGCGCGCTAAATCGTCTTTTTCTGCCGATCATATCGAATATCCATCGCTTCTCACGAGAACTTTCCTGACACGTAGCACCTTTATCACATACAGTCGCCGGCGAACCGACGAACCGTTGACGTCGGTGGAATCGCTTAATTTGGGATAAAATTATAAAGGAGTGGAATTATGAAAAAAATTATGGTCACGGGCGGTCACGGAACCGTTGGTTATGCAATACAACAAATAGTTTCCCGCGAACCGGTGGAAGGGTACCGCTTTATATTCGTGGATATTGGTGATGCTAACCTTTGTAGCAAGACAGCCACCCTATCGCTTTTTGAGAAAGTTCGTCCTGACGGCGTAATCCATCTTGCTGCAGATGTTGGCGGTTTGTATAAAAACATGGATCACGGGGTTGAAATGCTCGAAAAAAACCTGCTGATGAATATGCATATAATGCAGTGCTGCAAAGAATTTAATGTAGAAAAACTGGTATCCTGCCTTTCCACCTGTATTTTTCCGGAACTGAGTCTGAGTGATCATATTAGATTGCCTATCGATGAAACCATGATTCATATGGGACCGCCCCATCCTTCTAATGAGGGCTATGCGTATGCGAAACGAATGCTAGATGTGCAATCTAGATATTATCGTAAACAATATAAGCAAAATTATATTACACTCGCACCGACAAATATCTTTGGACCCAATGATAACTTCTCGACTGAAAATAGCCACGTCATTCCTGCACTTATTCGGAAATGTCATGCAGCCATGAATAATGGTGGTGATTTCGTTGTCTGGGGTTCAGGCCGTCCTTTGCGGCAATTCATCTTCTCTCTTGATGTTGCAAGACTCTTTATCTGGGCATACCTCCATTATGACGAAGCAGAGCCGTTAATCCTATCACCTGATGAGAGTCAGGAGGTGAGCATCGCTACGATTGGACAGTATGTGGCGGACGCATTTGGTTACTTTAAGCCATTGATGTTCGATACCAAATATTCAGACGGTCAGTTTCAGCGAACGGTGTCTAATCGCAAGCTGATGGAACGTTATCCGGATTTTAAATTTACACCGCTTCCCGCCGCAGTTAAGAAGGCCGTAGATTGGTATCGGGGGAATTTTGCCAAGGCAAGGCTATGAAAATTGAACCTTTAGAAGAAACTATCCTCATATGATAGAACTGACAATACTAATCCCTACCAAAGAAGAAAAGGGAAACATCGAACCGGCCGTTTGCCGAATGCCCAACTTTGGTGTTGAAACTGAGTTGCTATTTGTGGATGGCCACTCAGTGGATGGCACCATGGCCGAGTTAGAAAGAGTAGCATCTGCGTATCCTAATCGCTGTATTCATTACTTTACGCAGGAGGGTAAAGGTAAGCGCGCCGCTGTCTGGCAAGGCTTTAAACGCGCAATGGGTAAAGTTGTTATCATTCTTGACGGTGACATTACTGTCCCTCCAGAAGAGTTGCTCGGAGCT
The DNA window shown above is from Desulfatiglans anilini DSM 4660 and carries:
- a CDS encoding GDP-L-fucose synthase family protein gives rise to the protein MKKIMVTGGHGTVGYAIQQIVSREPVEGYRFIFVDIGDANLCSKTATLSLFEKVRPDGVIHLAADVGGLYKNMDHGVEMLEKNLLMNMHIMQCCKEFNVEKLVSCLSTCIFPELSLSDHIRLPIDETMIHMGPPHPSNEGYAYAKRMLDVQSRYYRKQYKQNYITLAPTNIFGPNDNFSTENSHVIPALIRKCHAAMNNGGDFVVWGSGRPLRQFIFSLDVARLFIWAYLHYDEAEPLILSPDESQEVSIATIGQYVADAFGYFKPLMFDTKYSDGQFQRTVSNRKLMERYPDFKFTPLPAAVKKAVDWYRGNFAKARL